In bacterium, the genomic stretch CAAAATTCTTCGTTTTCACCTCTTCCTCTTGATTCTGCTTTCACATATAATAATTTAGGAAGTTTTTTCTCAAAAGATTTTTTTAGCGTTTCTTTATCCCAATATCCAACAATTTCATTTTCAGGAGTTATAATATTTATATTATCTTCTTGAATGTCAATTTTAAAACCGGCCTTCCCTTTCAGTTGATTAAATTCCTTAGCATTTACTGTGGTATGTAATTCTTTCTTTTTATTATCTTTACCAGATTCATAGCCAAATCTTTCTAATAAAATAGAGTTTGCTTTGGGCGGTAATGGAGATTTAGTAAATAAAGTTAGCATACTGGTAGCGTTTTTTCTCGCTGATTTCAATTCTATCATTTTTGCATTTGGTCCAGGTATATTATTTTCCTTTATCCCTAAAAGATCTCAAGGGTTTTTCCTATACCAGTATTACCTTTTCTATGAGTTTTAATATATCCTTTCTCT encodes the following:
- a CDS encoding MvaI/BcnI family restriction endonuclease, with translation MIELKSARKNATSMLTLFTKSPLPPKANSILLERFGYESGKDNKKKELHTTVNAKEFNQLKGKAGFKIDIQEDNINIITPENEIVGYWDKETLKKSFEKKLPKLLYVKAESRGRGENEEFWFNEAWLLSGFNFRKFCPSIKRRNNISRYKNRTILKW
- a CDS encoding MvaI/BcnI family restriction endonuclease — its product is MKEYFLLIEKLQEIKEKGYIKTHRKGNTGIGKTLEIF